From a region of the Fischerella sp. JS2 genome:
- the rplT gene encoding 50S ribosomal protein L20: MTRVKRGNVARKRRKKILKLAKGFRGSHSTLFRTANQQVMKALRSAYRDRKKRKRDFRRLWITRINAAVRQHGMSYSQFIGNLKKANIQLNRKMLAQMAVLDPTGFAKVAQLASQAKS; the protein is encoded by the coding sequence ATGACAAGGGTAAAACGCGGTAACGTTGCTCGTAAACGCCGCAAAAAAATTCTCAAACTCGCCAAGGGTTTTCGTGGTTCTCACTCTACTCTGTTTAGAACCGCTAATCAACAAGTAATGAAGGCGCTGCGGAGTGCCTATCGCGATCGCAAAAAGCGCAAACGTGATTTCCGTCGCCTCTGGATTACCCGCATCAATGCTGCTGTTCGTCAACATGGCATGAGCTACAGCCAGTTTATCGGTAATCTCAAAAAAGCTAACATCCAACTCAATCGCAAAATGTTGGCACAAATGGCTGTCCTCGATCCAACTGGTTTTGCTAAAGTGGCACAATTAGCAAGCCAAGCTAAAAGTTAA